In Aliarcobacter faecis, a genomic segment contains:
- a CDS encoding MarC family NAAT transporter, with amino-acid sequence MLELLNIISMGLIILVPLANPITTVALFIGLSQNMTKQDKNRQAFLASVYVFLILVISFYFGQFIMKTFGISIPGLRIAGGLIVAYIGFRMLFPEKKDDDTKTQTIKSIAFVPLAMPSTAGPGTIAMVISVASTVHSDQNTTPMWIIYVSSIVVPLILSFILWLSLRSADTIMRIVGRNGVDAISRLMGFLLVCMGTQFVINGVKEIILNFPN; translated from the coding sequence ATGCTTGAATTACTAAATATTATTTCAATGGGACTTATTATTCTAGTTCCATTAGCAAACCCCATAACAACTGTAGCTTTGTTTATTGGACTTAGTCAAAATATGACTAAACAAGATAAAAATAGACAGGCTTTTTTGGCTTCAGTTTATGTTTTCCTTATTCTTGTTATCTCGTTTTACTTTGGGCAATTTATAATGAAGACTTTTGGAATATCTATTCCAGGATTAAGAATAGCTGGTGGATTAATAGTTGCATATATTGGATTTAGAATGCTTTTCCCTGAAAAGAAAGATGATGATACTAAAACCCAGACAATTAAAAGTATAGCTTTTGTTCCACTTGCAATGCCAAGTACTGCTGGACCTGGAACTATTGCTATGGTTATTAGTGTAGCTTCAACTGTTCATAGTGATCAAAACACAACTCCTATGTGGATAATATATGTTTCATCTATTGTAGTTCCATTAATACTAAGTTTTATTTTATGGTTAAGTTTAAGAAGTGCGGATACTATTATGAGAATAGTAGGTCGTAATGGTGTTGATGCAATTTCAAGATTGATGGGATTTTTACTTGTTTGTATGGGAACACAATTTGTTATAAATGGTGTTAAAGAGATAATTTTAAATTTTCCAAATTAA
- a CDS encoding aldehyde dehydrogenase family protein: MSTIEVTSPFDGKVVGTVNFNTFEEVEAAIDLAHKTFINKDGWLPKYKRVEILENVMKIMSSQVEDLTILCASEGGKPYMDSKVEILRAINGIKIAIEHLSVFEGKEVAMGHTNTSANRLAYTFKEPIGVVAAISAFNHPFNLAVHQVIPAIAAGCPVIIRPATQTPMSAVKLVEILKEAGLPNGWAQAVVCDRKGGELLATSPKTAFLTFIGSGSVGWYLNSKASDGTRVVLEHGGVAPVIVEADADIEDMIPALAKGGFYHAGQVCVSVQRVFVQESICEEVATKLAAAASKLIVGDQLDPKTEVGPLINNGEVDRVEEWVNEAVSKGGKILTGGKRISNSCFQPTVILNPAEDALVSTKEVFGPVVCIYSYKDLDEAIARANQLDVSFQAAVFTKNIDKALKAVKRLNATAVMVNDHTAFRVDWMPFGGAKVSGLGMGGIPHSMHDMSVEKMMVIKSPVL; this comes from the coding sequence ATGAGTACGATAGAAGTTACATCACCATTTGATGGAAAAGTAGTTGGAACTGTAAATTTTAATACATTTGAAGAGGTTGAAGCAGCTATTGATTTAGCACATAAAACTTTTATAAATAAAGATGGATGGTTACCAAAATATAAAAGAGTTGAAATTTTAGAAAATGTTATGAAAATTATGAGTTCTCAAGTTGAAGATCTTACAATTCTTTGTGCTAGTGAAGGTGGAAAACCTTATATGGACTCTAAAGTTGAGATTTTAAGAGCAATAAATGGTATTAAAATAGCTATTGAACATCTTAGCGTATTTGAAGGTAAAGAAGTTGCTATGGGACATACAAATACAAGTGCAAATAGATTAGCTTATACATTTAAAGAACCAATAGGGGTTGTTGCTGCAATTTCTGCATTTAACCACCCTTTTAATTTGGCAGTTCATCAAGTAATTCCAGCTATTGCAGCGGGATGTCCAGTAATTATTAGACCAGCAACTCAAACTCCTATGAGTGCGGTAAAATTAGTTGAGATTTTAAAAGAAGCAGGGCTTCCAAATGGATGGGCTCAAGCTGTTGTTTGTGATAGAAAAGGTGGAGAATTACTTGCAACATCTCCAAAAACTGCATTCTTAACATTTATTGGTTCAGGAAGTGTGGGTTGGTACTTAAACTCAAAAGCTAGTGATGGAACAAGAGTTGTATTAGAACATGGTGGAGTTGCACCTGTAATAGTTGAAGCTGATGCTGATATTGAAGATATGATTCCAGCTTTAGCAAAAGGTGGATTCTATCATGCTGGACAAGTTTGTGTTTCTGTTCAAAGAGTTTTTGTTCAAGAGTCAATCTGCGAAGAAGTTGCTACTAAATTAGCTGCTGCTGCTTCAAAACTTATTGTTGGAGATCAATTAGATCCAAAAACAGAAGTTGGACCACTTATTAATAATGGTGAAGTAGATAGAGTTGAAGAGTGGGTAAACGAAGCAGTTTCTAAAGGTGGAAAAATTTTAACTGGTGGAAAAAGAATCTCTAACTCTTGCTTCCAACCAACAGTTATTTTAAATCCTGCTGAAGATGCTTTAGTTTCAACTAAAGAGGTATTTGGACCAGTTGTTTGTATTTATTCATATAAAGATTTAGATGAAGCAATTGCAAGAGCAAATCAACTTGATGTTTCTTTCCAAGCAGCAGTATTTACAAAAAATATTGATAAAGCTTTAAAAGCTGTAAAAAGATTGAATGCAACAGCAGTAATGGTAAATGACCATACTGCATTTAGAGTTGATTGGATGCCATTTGGTGGAGCAAAAGTATCAGGTCTTGGAATGGGTGGAATTCCACACTCAATGCATGATATGAGTGTAGAAAAAATGATGGTTATAAAATCACCAGTTTTATAA
- a CDS encoding RDD family protein → MAKWRDVKQNRIKKSDEKSIKQALKSNGFATLGKRLKAFLIDLFLVTTPIFYIVIYFIMGGGEGFAQNRILGWSIILIVVFLILISLWLKNGQTPGLKAYGIKLVDKTTKEKINFFQALIRYFATLFSIILIVPLFYPFFNKEKKTVQDILSSTIIIDEE, encoded by the coding sequence ATGGCAAAATGGAGAGATGTAAAACAAAATAGAATTAAAAAATCTGATGAAAAGTCTATAAAACAAGCTTTAAAATCAAATGGTTTTGCAACTCTTGGGAAAAGGCTTAAAGCCTTTTTAATTGACCTATTCCTAGTAACTACTCCAATATTTTATATTGTAATCTATTTTATAATGGGTGGAGGAGAAGGTTTTGCACAAAATAGAATTTTAGGTTGGAGTATTATTTTAATTGTTGTTTTTTTAATACTTATATCTTTATGGCTTAAAAATGGTCAAACACCAGGGCTTAAAGCTTATGGAATAAAACTTGTAGATAAAACTACAAAAGAGAAAATCAACTTTTTTCAAGCTCTTATTCGTTACTTTGCAACACTTTTCTCAATCATTTTAATAGTTCCACTTTTTTATCCATTTTTTAATAAAGAGAAAAAAACTGTACAAGATATACTTTCAAGTACAATAATAATAGATGAAGAGTAA
- a CDS encoding YaaA family protein, whose protein sequence is MKILFSPSETKIAGGDEEFLNKNSFIFPELYEKRLEIVNTYNDFLRTASKEELEKLFGTKKADIIEKYKINIFKSPTMKAIQRYEGVAYDYLDYNNLDKNAQKYIDENTLIFSNLFGVLKASDKIPDYKLKQGETFESLKIEKFYNDNFSNSLDEYLKDEDILDLRAGFYEKFYTIKKTYLTMKFIKDGKVVSHFAKAYRGEILKLLAQKDIKTFDELLNLEIKNLSIVEIKEQKLKKEIVYSIN, encoded by the coding sequence ATGAAGATACTATTTTCTCCAAGTGAGACAAAAATTGCTGGTGGAGATGAAGAATTTTTAAATAAAAATTCATTTATTTTTCCAGAACTTTATGAAAAAAGATTAGAAATAGTAAACACTTACAATGACTTTTTAAGAACAGCTTCAAAAGAGGAACTAGAAAAACTTTTTGGAACAAAGAAAGCTGATATTATAGAAAAATATAAAATAAATATTTTTAAAAGTCCTACTATGAAAGCAATTCAAAGATATGAAGGAGTTGCTTATGATTATTTGGATTATAATAATTTAGATAAAAATGCACAAAAATATATAGATGAAAATACACTAATATTTTCAAATCTTTTTGGCGTTTTAAAAGCAAGTGATAAGATACCAGATTATAAACTCAAACAAGGTGAAACTTTTGAATCTCTAAAAATAGAGAAGTTTTATAACGATAATTTCTCAAACTCATTAGATGAATATTTAAAAGATGAAGATATTTTAGACTTAAGAGCAGGATTTTATGAGAAATTTTATACTATAAAAAAAACATATTTAACTATGAAGTTTATAAAAGATGGGAAGGTTGTAAGCCATTTTGCAAAAGCTTATAGAGGAGAAATTTTAAAATTACTTGCACAAAAAGATATAAAAACTTTTGATGAACTTTTAAATCTTGAGATAAAGAATTTATCTATTGTTGAGATAAAAGAGCAAAAATTAAAAAAAGAGATAGTTTATAGTATCAATTAA
- the ung gene encoding uracil-DNA glycosylase: MNWEEVIDLEKQKDYYKSLKVQIDERYEATRVFPEKKDIFKAFSLTKLDNLKVVILGQDPYHGFGQAQGLAFSTPANIKNPPSMQNILKEIYDDLQKTSLCIDGDLTPWAKQGVLLLNTVLTVEEGKAGSHQNMGWEIFTDNIIKYISQNCKDIVFLLWGSPAIRKKVLIDERKHHILTTVHPSPLSAYRGFFGCKHFSKTNEILISLEKEAILW, from the coding sequence ATGAATTGGGAAGAAGTAATAGATTTAGAAAAACAGAAAGATTACTATAAAAGTTTAAAAGTACAAATTGATGAAAGATATGAAGCTACAAGAGTTTTTCCTGAAAAAAAGGATATTTTTAAAGCTTTTTCTCTCACAAAACTTGATAATCTAAAAGTTGTAATTCTAGGACAAGACCCTTATCATGGTTTTGGTCAAGCTCAAGGTTTAGCCTTTTCAACTCCAGCAAATATTAAAAATCCACCTTCAATGCAAAATATACTAAAAGAGATATATGATGATTTACAGAAAACTTCACTTTGTATAGATGGAGATTTAACACCTTGGGCAAAGCAAGGGGTATTACTTTTAAATACAGTTTTAACAGTTGAAGAAGGAAAAGCTGGAAGTCATCAAAATATGGGTTGGGAGATTTTTACAGATAATATTATTAAATATATTAGTCAAAATTGTAAGGATATTGTATTTTTATTGTGGGGAAGCCCTGCTATACGAAAAAAAGTTTTAATAGATGAAAGAAAGCATCATATTTTAACAACTGTTCACCCAAGCCCACTTAGTGCATATAGAGGATTTTTTGGTTGTAAACATTTTTCAAAAACAAATGAAATTTTAATATCTTTAGAAAAAGAGGCTATTCTTTGGTAG
- a CDS encoding MFS transporter, with protein MLFFNLSAFYFFYFAATGIYVIFLPKVLNDIGYSYFDIGVVLAVAPLMRFLVPFLFLKHIKLDSSMFTKSLFIAILGATLFYLTINNFYLFLVNNAILAAALSLILPYLEITAISILGKEKYGKSRLFGSIGFMVIALVLAKLLTNSFVAIHFYLAVIILTVIFSLLLLKYDKKNDVINSSNESLNFFKYLPFWLALFFMQLSFGSFYNFFTIYETDNGISLEITSYLWSFGVVCEILMLYFQAPILKNNLLNIIKFCLAITSFRWFLLFLFPNSLEIAFLTQSIHAFSFGLFHSAVVIYLYSIYENKKLAQQFMYGVAYGLGGFLGALIAGKTYGESLFLYSAIFAFIAFLSLFFMKKKILN; from the coding sequence ATGCTCTTTTTTAATCTATCTGCATTTTATTTTTTCTATTTTGCAGCAACAGGAATATATGTAATCTTTTTACCAAAAGTTTTAAATGATATAGGATATAGCTATTTTGATATAGGTGTGGTTCTAGCTGTTGCTCCTTTAATGAGATTTTTAGTACCTTTTTTATTTCTAAAGCATATCAAACTCGATAGCTCAATGTTTACAAAATCACTTTTTATAGCTATTTTAGGAGCTACTTTATTTTATCTTACTATTAATAATTTTTATCTATTTTTAGTAAATAATGCTATTTTAGCGGCTGCTTTATCTCTTATCTTACCATATTTAGAAATTACTGCTATATCAATTCTAGGGAAAGAGAAGTATGGAAAATCAAGGCTTTTTGGTTCTATTGGATTTATGGTAATAGCTTTAGTTCTTGCAAAACTTTTAACAAATAGTTTTGTGGCTATTCACTTTTATTTAGCTGTTATTATACTAACTGTAATTTTTTCTCTACTTTTACTAAAATATGATAAAAAAAATGATGTAATAAATAGTTCAAATGAGAGTTTGAATTTTTTTAAATATCTTCCTTTTTGGTTAGCACTATTTTTTATGCAATTAAGTTTTGGTTCTTTTTACAACTTCTTTACAATCTATGAAACAGATAATGGAATAAGTCTTGAAATAACATCTTATCTTTGGTCTTTTGGAGTAGTTTGTGAAATTTTAATGCTATATTTTCAAGCACCAATTTTAAAAAACAATCTTTTAAATATTATAAAATTTTGTTTAGCTATCACCTCTTTTAGATGGTTTTTACTCTTTTTATTTCCAAACTCTTTAGAAATTGCCTTTTTAACTCAAAGTATTCATGCTTTCTCTTTTGGGCTTTTTCATAGTGCAGTTGTGATTTATCTATACTCTATTTATGAAAATAAAAAGTTGGCTCAACAATTTATGTATGGAGTTGCTTATGGACTTGGAGGATTCTTAGGAGCCTTAATTGCTGGAAAAACTTATGGAGAATCTCTATTTTTATATAGTGCAATATTTGCTTTCATCGCTTTTTTATCACTATTTTTTATGAAAAAAAAGATTTTAAATTAA
- a CDS encoding YchJ family protein, with protein MKFTVNSLCPCGSLKKYKKCCKIFHDKIKNPSTALDLMKSRFSAFVFCKSNYIIKTTHKDNPDFSTDILNWKKDIELFSVNTDFVKLEILEFIEAEFESFVTFKATLFQNKNDISFIEKSRFKKENNFWFYVDGKFIGENNA; from the coding sequence TTGAAATTTACTGTTAATTCCTTATGTCCATGTGGAAGTCTCAAAAAATATAAAAAATGTTGTAAAATTTTTCATGATAAAATAAAGAATCCTTCAACTGCCCTTGACCTTATGAAGTCAAGATTTTCTGCATTTGTATTTTGTAAAAGTAACTATATTATAAAAACAACACATAAAGATAATCCAGATTTTTCAACTGATATTTTAAATTGGAAAAAAGATATTGAACTTTTTAGTGTAAATACAGATTTTGTTAAGCTTGAGATTTTAGAGTTTATAGAAGCTGAATTTGAAAGTTTTGTAACATTTAAAGCAACACTATTTCAAAATAAAAATGATATATCATTTATAGAAAAGAGCCGATTTAAAAAAGAGAATAACTTTTGGTTTTATGTAGATGGGAAATTTATAGGAGAAAATAATGCTTGA
- a CDS encoding acetolactate synthase large subunit, giving the protein MNASDLFIKALENEGVEYIFGVPGEENLDFLEAMRKSNIKLILTRHEQGAGFMAATYGRLTGRVGVCLSTLGPGATNFATSAAYAQLGGMPMMMITGQKPIKKSKQGRFQIVDIVRMMRPMTKFAKQIVNAHNIPSVVRDAFKIATTERPGAVHIELPEDIADEKVDADTTIYPVQNVKYPVAVDDVINEAVAMIEKAKRPLLLIGAGANRTRIGNTLTDFVNKTGMAFFSTQMGKGVVDENHPMCLSAAALSKDDFVHCAIERADLIINVGHDVIEKPPFFMSNKEGATKVMHVNFFPSEVDDTYFPQMDVIGDIAGNIKKFTDKITVQAHWDFDYYTRLADEIRTRLSKYFGDNRFPILPQRAVRAIRKTLADEDIVTLDNGVYKIWFARNYRCAKPNTLLLDNALATMGAGLPSGMMAKMINPNKKVVSVCGDGGFMMNSQEMETAVRLGLDLTVVILNDNAYGMIKWKQTGMGFESFGLDLGNPDFVKYAESYGAKGYRPTSVEEFEKTLEQCVNSKGVHLIDLAVDYSLNHAILNELLPQKACMV; this is encoded by the coding sequence ATGAATGCATCAGATTTATTTATAAAAGCATTAGAAAATGAAGGTGTTGAGTACATTTTTGGTGTTCCAGGTGAAGAGAACTTAGATTTCTTAGAAGCTATGAGAAAATCAAATATTAAACTTATATTAACAAGACATGAGCAAGGTGCAGGATTTATGGCTGCAACTTATGGAAGATTAACAGGAAGAGTTGGAGTTTGTTTATCAACTTTAGGCCCTGGAGCTACTAACTTTGCTACAAGTGCTGCTTATGCACAACTTGGTGGAATGCCTATGATGATGATCACAGGTCAAAAACCAATTAAAAAATCTAAACAGGGAAGATTCCAAATCGTTGATATCGTTAGAATGATGAGACCAATGACTAAATTTGCAAAACAAATTGTAAATGCTCATAATATTCCATCAGTTGTAAGAGATGCATTTAAAATTGCTACAACAGAAAGACCAGGTGCTGTTCATATTGAATTACCAGAAGATATTGCAGATGAAAAAGTAGATGCTGATACAACTATTTATCCAGTACAAAATGTAAAATATCCAGTTGCTGTTGATGATGTTATTAATGAAGCAGTTGCTATGATTGAAAAAGCAAAAAGACCTTTATTATTAATTGGAGCTGGAGCAAATAGAACAAGAATTGGAAATACATTAACAGATTTTGTAAATAAAACAGGTATGGCATTCTTCTCTACTCAAATGGGTAAAGGTGTTGTAGATGAAAATCACCCAATGTGTTTAAGTGCAGCTGCATTATCAAAAGATGACTTTGTTCACTGTGCAATTGAAAGAGCGGATTTAATTATTAATGTTGGACATGATGTTATTGAAAAACCACCATTTTTTATGTCAAATAAAGAGGGTGCTACAAAAGTTATGCATGTAAACTTCTTTCCAAGTGAAGTAGATGATACATATTTCCCACAAATGGATGTTATTGGAGATATTGCTGGAAATATCAAAAAATTTACAGATAAAATTACAGTTCAAGCTCACTGGGATTTTGATTACTATACAAGATTAGCAGATGAAATTAGAACAAGATTATCTAAATATTTTGGTGATAATAGATTCCCAATTTTACCACAAAGAGCTGTAAGAGCTATTAGAAAAACTTTAGCAGATGAAGATATTGTAACACTTGATAATGGTGTTTATAAAATCTGGTTTGCAAGAAATTATAGATGTGCAAAACCAAATACATTATTATTAGATAATGCATTAGCTACAATGGGAGCTGGATTACCTTCAGGAATGATGGCTAAAATGATTAATCCAAATAAAAAAGTTGTAAGTGTTTGTGGAGATGGTGGATTTATGATGAATTCACAAGAGATGGAAACAGCAGTTAGATTAGGATTAGATTTAACAGTAGTTATTTTAAATGATAATGCTTATGGAATGATTAAATGGAAACAAACAGGAATGGGATTTGAGTCATTCGGACTTGATCTTGGAAACCCAGATTTTGTTAAATATGCAGAGTCTTATGGAGCAAAAGGTTATAGACCAACTTCAGTAGAAGAGTTTGAAAAAACTTTAGAGCAATGTGTAAATAGTAAAGGAGTACATTTAATTGATTTAGCAGTTGATTACTCTTTAAATCATGCAATTTTAAATGAGTTATTACCACAAAAAGCTTGTATGGTATAA
- a CDS encoding zinc transporter ZntB produces the protein MKPFQGFLIQKDGTAQELKYEKLDNLERVNKILWLHFDYTSKEAQDWITNKSGIDSIAVDALLADETRPRTVLLNDALLIALRGVNLEKNAKPEKMISIRIFISSDLIISTSRKNILSVSEISEDLRNGEGVKSSSEFLVELTYRMIDRMDSVIDKIQDRADFLEENILDAENNTEFRTEILKIRRESIILKRYLTPQKEALVKLYNEKLLWIDEYQKIELRETTDQLIRHIEELDTIRDKVILFQEELVNSLTEQMNKKMYILAILSAIFLPLTFLTGLLGINVGGIPGATSDNAFYIFILILVTVVGFQFYIFKKKKWI, from the coding sequence ATGAAACCATTTCAAGGTTTTTTAATACAAAAAGATGGAACAGCACAAGAGTTAAAATATGAGAAATTAGATAACTTAGAAAGAGTTAATAAAATTTTATGGTTACACTTTGATTATACAAGTAAGGAAGCACAAGATTGGATTACAAATAAAAGTGGAATAGATTCTATTGCTGTAGATGCGCTTTTAGCAGATGAAACAAGACCTAGAACAGTTCTTTTAAATGATGCTTTATTAATCGCTTTAAGAGGTGTAAATTTAGAGAAAAATGCAAAACCAGAGAAGATGATTTCTATTCGTATTTTTATATCTTCAGATTTAATTATTTCAACAAGTAGAAAAAATATATTATCTGTATCAGAGATAAGTGAAGATTTAAGGAATGGAGAAGGTGTAAAAAGTTCTTCAGAATTTTTGGTTGAACTAACTTATAGAATGATAGATAGAATGGATAGTGTAATAGATAAAATCCAAGATAGAGCTGATTTTTTGGAAGAAAATATTTTAGATGCTGAGAATAATACAGAGTTTAGAACAGAAATATTAAAAATTAGAAGAGAAAGTATTATTTTAAAGAGATACTTAACTCCACAAAAAGAGGCACTAGTAAAACTTTATAATGAAAAACTTTTATGGATAGATGAGTATCAAAAGATTGAATTAAGAGAGACAACAGACCAACTAATAAGACATATTGAAGAGCTTGATACAATTAGAGATAAAGTTATACTTTTTCAAGAAGAGTTAGTAAATAGTTTAACTGAACAGATGAATAAAAAGATGTATATTTTGGCTATTTTATCTGCAATCTTTTTGCCACTTACATTCTTAACAGGGCTTTTAGGGATAAATGTTGGTGGGATTCCAGGTGCAACTTCTGATAATGCTTTTTATATATTTATTTTGATTTTAGTTACGGTTGTTGGCTTTCAATTTTATATTTTTAAAAAGAAGAAGTGGATTTAA
- a CDS encoding nitrous oxide-stimulated promoter family protein, translating to MTHEKFESEINTLKKFYELYCIDKHENQKIRLEVLEYKEKKFFLELNLCPICYEAISYSFNRLQGCPHDIKPRCRTCPAPCYEKQKWKEAARVMKYSAIKLSLGKIKSRVINIFSNSTKE from the coding sequence ATGACACATGAAAAATTTGAATCTGAGATAAACACTCTCAAAAAATTTTATGAATTATACTGCATAGATAAACATGAAAACCAAAAAATAAGACTTGAAGTATTAGAATATAAAGAAAAAAAGTTTTTTTTGGAGTTAAATTTATGTCCTATATGTTACGAAGCAATATCTTACTCTTTTAATAGACTTCAAGGATGTCCTCACGATATAAAACCAAGATGTCGAACTTGTCCAGCTCCTTGTTATGAAAAACAAAAATGGAAAGAAGCTGCAAGAGTCATGAAATATTCGGCAATAAAACTATCTTTAGGAAAAATAAAATCAAGAGTTATAAATATTTTTAGCAATTCTACCAAAGAATAG
- a CDS encoding choloylglycine hydrolase family protein: MCTSIFTKTLDKNYMLSRTMDFEIELETYPTYIPRDYKWISKADSKEYITKYGFIGAGSLGLNFVADGVNECGLSIAELYLPDEVKYLDKANSNKNNFAPHELILYILGNCKSISEVEAIINNIAIVNSPVPKLNIVVPLHWIITDSTGRCVVIEPTTEELKLKENPVGVMTNTPQLEWHIQNLRNYLNVRPKQYEAVKFGEYIAKPFSQGTGTAGLPGGYTPPERFVRAAFFKEHIETAKNEQMGVTNAYHILNSVRIPKGAVITNTGALDYTLYVSCMCNNSKTYYFSSYENHQINKLVLNDELLKKSEPIIFKYDSKNENFNTLTI, encoded by the coding sequence ATGTGTACAAGTATTTTTACAAAAACATTAGACAAAAATTATATGTTATCTAGAACTATGGATTTTGAAATTGAGTTAGAAACATATCCGACATATATTCCAAGAGATTATAAATGGATTTCCAAAGCAGACAGCAAAGAGTATATAACAAAATATGGCTTTATTGGAGCTGGTTCATTAGGGCTTAATTTTGTAGCTGATGGTGTAAATGAGTGTGGACTTTCAATTGCAGAACTTTATCTTCCAGACGAAGTTAAATATTTAGATAAAGCCAATAGTAATAAAAACAACTTTGCCCCTCATGAGCTTATTTTATATATTTTAGGTAACTGCAAATCAATTAGTGAAGTAGAAGCTATTATTAATAATATCGCTATTGTAAATAGTCCTGTTCCAAAACTAAACATAGTAGTTCCTCTACATTGGATTATTACAGATTCAACTGGTCGTTGTGTTGTAATTGAGCCAACTACAGAAGAACTTAAACTTAAAGAAAATCCAGTTGGAGTTATGACAAATACTCCACAACTTGAGTGGCATATTCAGAATTTAAGAAACTATTTAAATGTTCGCCCAAAACAGTATGAAGCAGTAAAATTTGGAGAGTACATAGCAAAACCATTTTCACAAGGAACAGGAACTGCTGGTTTACCAGGAGGATATACACCACCTGAAAGATTTGTTCGTGCAGCATTTTTTAAAGAGCATATAGAAACTGCTAAAAATGAGCAAATGGGTGTAACTAATGCTTATCATATTTTAAACAGTGTTCGTATTCCAAAAGGAGCGGTAATAACTAATACTGGAGCTTTAGATTACACTTTATATGTAAGTTGTATGTGTAACAATAGTAAAACTTACTACTTCTCTTCATATGAAAATCATCAAATTAATAAATTAGTACTAAACGATGAGTTACTTAAAAAAAGTGAACCAATTATTTTTAAATATGATTCAAAAAATGAGAATTTTAATACATTAACAATTTAA
- a CDS encoding ComEA family DNA-binding protein has translation MKKILAILALGSSLLFGAINLQTASKEELMSIKGIGEKKADQIIEYRKTNKISKPEDLKNIKGFGDNVVGNVQNDVNVKDIASKKIDEIKEKPSKQLTKEKDNLEDKAFKKINKALN, from the coding sequence ATGAAAAAAATTTTAGCTATTTTAGCTTTAGGTAGTAGTTTATTATTTGGTGCAATTAATTTGCAAACAGCTTCAAAAGAAGAACTTATGAGCATAAAAGGGATTGGTGAGAAAAAAGCTGATCAAATTATTGAGTATAGAAAAACAAATAAAATTTCAAAACCAGAAGATTTAAAAAATATAAAAGGTTTTGGAGACAATGTTGTTGGTAATGTACAAAATGATGTAAATGTTAAAGATATAGCTTCAAAGAAAATTGATGAAATTAAAGAAAAACCATCTAAACAATTAACTAAAGAAAAAGATAATTTAGAAGATAAAGCTTTTAAAAAAATAAATAAAGCTTTAAACTAA
- a CDS encoding Crp/Fnr family transcriptional regulator — protein MENKMGSLPKRDDDYSFFNFLDPKDLEKLKDISFKKSYKKDEILFYKGDESKYLHLLVRGITKLYTHDFKDNEVVIHNLMGPALIAEIMNYEEMNFLANCSFETDAEVILIDYKRFKEEFLQKPEISMFFIKSLTKKIKFLENFINYNIALNSMEKIAKFLYENESLLPSLKQVKIAQILNITPETFSRQLSKLKKDEIIQNEKGFIKILNHKALKKFITSL, from the coding sequence ATGGAGAATAAAATGGGAAGTTTGCCAAAAAGAGATGATGATTATAGTTTTTTTAATTTTTTAGATCCAAAAGATTTAGAAAAATTAAAAGATATATCATTTAAGAAATCATATAAAAAAGATGAAATACTATTTTATAAAGGAGATGAATCTAAATATCTTCATCTTTTAGTTAGAGGTATTACAAAACTATATACACATGATTTTAAAGATAATGAAGTAGTAATTCATAATCTTATGGGACCTGCATTAATAGCTGAAATTATGAATTACGAAGAGATGAATTTTTTAGCAAATTGCTCTTTTGAAACAGATGCGGAGGTAATTTTAATAGATTATAAAAGATTTAAAGAAGAATTTTTACAAAAACCAGAGATTTCAATGTTTTTTATAAAATCACTTACTAAAAAGATAAAATTTTTAGAGAATTTTATAAACTATAATATTGCACTAAATAGTATGGAAAAGATCGCAAAATTTTTATATGAAAATGAAAGCTTATTACCAAGTTTAAAGCAGGTAAAAATTGCACAAATTTTGAACATAACTCCCGAGACTTTCTCAAGACAACTTTCAAAGCTAAAAAAAGATGAGATTATACAAAATGAGAAAGGTTTTATTAAAATTTTAAATCATAAAGCATTAAAAAAATTCATTACTTCGTTATAG